TTGCCTTCCAGTAGCTGTCCATGGTGGCATGGTTGGCGCACATGCCCATGAAGTATTTCATGTCCCTTTTGGTAAAAACAAATTGCACTCATTCTCTTCCATCTTTGCTTTACCTAACTATTGATTAATTTTTAGCAGGTGAAAAAACACCACACCAGTTGAGCTAactatgtgtgcgtgtgtgtccgCATGTGTGTACAATGCACTTATTATCGTTTCTTACATGTCTCAATATTTCATAATAATTTTAAAATTTCTATATGCCTATGCACTTTGGATTCAAAATTCCATATATTTGATACATATACAAATCCAAATTGAAACATCATCACATCACGTTGGCATCACCTTTATATATAGGATGCATGCCTAGCCTAGAATGGCAATGCCAGGTCACATTGCACCTTGATCATCCACAGCTTCTTGCTGCAGCTGGCTAGCTCTCCTGCTGTGATGGTGACCGAGAACTGCTTCTAATCATGCTCAGAGACAAAAATGTTACCTTGGGCAGGAATTGTTGCTTCTCGTCGACAAATGCCTTCCTTAGTACCCACTTCTCTATTCTTCTGAGAGAATTGGTGATATTGTTTGAAAACAGTGGTACCATCCAATGTTCGAAAAGGCGACGCCTCATCCCCGCCTAGGCGCGACTAATCGCAAGGCGAGGGGTTCCGCCTGGCCTACGGGGGTAGGCGGACCCCTAGGCGGGCGGAGCGCCTAGGCGGCGCAAGGCGTCGATTCGGCGTCGATTCGGCGGCGCTGAAGCCGTCTAGGCGGCGCGGAGGCGGGCGCGGCGACCGAGCGCGCGAAAAATTGACGCCGCGGGCGACCGCGCGCACGCAGCTGGCTTCGGGCGCGGGAAAGAGAAGGCTCGGGCGCGGGAAGGATAAGAGGGAGAAGGGGGAAAAGGACGCGCCTGCTTCCGACGGCCGCGCTCCTCCCTGCGACCCCGCCGGGAAGCTGCTCCCGCCGGCTGCGCTCCTCCTCGCTGGGTAGGTGGTCCCGCAGACTGCGCTCCTCCCCGCCAAGCTCGTGGTACCGTCGGTCGCGCTCCTCCCCGCCGAGCTCGTGGTCCCGCAGGCCGCGCTCTTCCGCGCCGAGCTCGTGGTCCCGTCGGTCGCCTCCCTAAGCTGAAGCCCCAAGGCCCAAGGTCCTCTCTTGCTCCTCTCCTCTGTTCCCTGCTCCTCCCCTGCTCTTCTCCTCTGTTCCCTGCTCCTCCCCTGCTCTTCTCCTCTGTTCCCGCAGTCTGAACTTGGTAGGACCGTAGGAGTGCTCTGAAGTGATGATTCTTATTTGATAAACAAATTGACCAAGCACCGGTTACCAACTTACCATGAATTTTCTCTTGGTTCAAGCTAGCACTTTTTTTTAGCTGATGTGTGACTGATTGTATGTATCTTTGTTTGACTGAATCATTTGTAGGATGTGTGACTGATTTTTTTAGCTGATTTGCTACATGTATGTATTGCCTGAATGTTCACTTAACTCTGAATGTATTGTCACTGAAATCTGAATGTATGTATATGTATAGGATGTCGACAACAGAGGTTGCACCTGAAACTGAGGGAGCGAATCTCCTGAGAAGGAATTCGGATGATGTGGGATGGGAATATGGGGTTCTTGTTGATGCTATCAACAAGGACAAGGTGAAGTGCAAACTATGTGACAAGGTGATGCAAGGAGGGATTTATCGGTTGAAGCAACATGTGGCCCATGAAGGAAAGAATGCGACGAAATGCAAGGCCAGAACACCGGAGGCTCTGGAGGCTAAAGAGAAGTGCAAGAAAGCACTAAATGATGCAAAAAGAAAGAGGGAGGAGAAGACTGTTCGTGAACTAGAACTTAGAGAGGAAGTGAATGTTTCTCGGGTTGGAGGTGGAGAGTCAGAGGAAGTCACTTGTATTGGAAGTTCAGAGCCTCACAAATTAGGACCCATTGACAAATGGACGCGTGCTATTGATCCTAAAGCAACCAAATCTGAATCTTTCACTCAACAGAAGCTGAACAAGGAACTTTGGAAAGAAAGATTACATGAGGTGCATAAATATATTGCAAGATGGGCCTATAACCATGGtaatttccttgctgtttttttaTTTCAGATTTCAATTTCATTGGATGCCTTGCTGTAGTACTGAACTGAACACTAATTTCCTTTTTTTGTAACAATGACAGCAATACCATTCAATGCATGTGACAATGATGAGTTCAAGCAAATGTGTGAAGCAATTGGACAATTTGGGCCTGGAATTGAACCTCCAACTATGTTTGACCTGCGAGGAAGATTGCTGGAAGAAGAATATGCAAGAACCAAGAGTTTGCTGCAAGAACGTGAAGCCGAGAAGGTGAAGAATGGGTGCTCTATTATGACCGATGCTTGGTCAGATAAGAAGAGGAGAAGCATAATGAATGTGTGCACTAATTGTGCTGATGGAACCAATTTTATTTCCTCAAAAGAGATGTCAGATGTGTCACACACAAGTGAAGTCATCTTTGAACTAGTGGACAAAGCAATCGAAGATATTGGTCCAAATGATGTGGTGCAAGTTGTGACTGACAATGCTTCTAACAACATGGGAGCAAAGAAGCTACTGCATGAGAAGAGACCACAGATCTTTTGGAGCTCTTGTGCAACTCACACAATCAACTTGATGCTCCAAGGAATTGGCAACATGGCTCGGTTCAAGAAGGTGATTGACCAAGCAAAGACATTCACCATATTTGTCTATGGGCACACAAGAACACTAGAGTGCATGAGGTACTTCACTGAGGGCAAAGAGATAGTAAGGCCAGGAGTGACTAGGTTTGCTTCAAACTATTTGACTTTGAACAGCATACAAGAGAAGAAGGACCAACTAAGAAAGATGGTGGTGCATAGTAGGTGGGActcattgaaggatgtgaaatcaaAGAAGGGAAAAAATGCCACAGCAACTATATTGAATCCAAACTTTTGGAAGGATGTGAAGTTGACATTGGCTGTTTTTGAGCCATTGTTCAAAGTTCTCCGTTTGGTTGATGGAGATGTGAAGCCGTCCATGGGTTTTGTATATGGAGAACTATTAAAGGCAAAGAGACAGGTCAAAGAGGCCCTTGGCAATAATGAGTCCCGTTTCAAGGATGTTATTGCTGTTGTTGACAAGAAAATGGCTGGAAGACTAGATTCTCCATTGCATTTGACAGCTTATTTGTTGAATCCACACTACAGTTATGCTGACCCTTCAATCTTTGATGCTCCCAAAATGACAGAAGGATTTATCAGTTGTGTGGAGACTTTTTATTATCATGATGAAGACATGCAAGAACAAGCTGCCAACATTGAACTCCAGAAGTATCAGAATAGAGAAGGACCATTTAGCAAGAAGCTTGCAAGGAATTTTGAAAACTTTGATTATAATCCAGGTAAAAGTTGTTTGCTGATTTTACATGGTTGTTTGTTGTGTTCATCTATCAAGAAATCTGTTGTGCCTACTAACTAATAGAGAGGTTTTTTATTTCAGCATCATGGTGGCGGCTTTATGGAACTGAAACACCAGCTCTACAGAAGATGGCTACCAAGATCCTATctttaacagcaagttcttctggTTGTGAAAGAACTTGGAGTGGGTTTGATGGGGTTAGTACCTATCTGTTATCAAAATTTCAGCAGCATTACAATTAAATTGCAGAACTAAAAGTGCTCTTATTTTTAATTTATAGGTGCACACTAAGAAGAGAAATAGGCTTACTACATACCGCCTCAACAAGTTGGTCTACATTCAATTCAACAACAGGCTGATTAATAAGAGAGCAAAGATCAAGTCAAAGAAAATTACTGATGTTCTCTTGTCTAGTGATACAACTGAAGCTCAAGGTTTCCTCCAAGAGAATGGAGATGATTGTGCATTAGTTGTCTTTAGagatgaggaagatgaggaaGAACTCATGGAAGGTACAGGGATACCTTGGTCTGTGCTTGGAGATGCAGTGGGAGCAGAAGAACAACTAGAGCTGCGTAGAAGTGCAAGGGTGAGAGAGCTCTATGAAGAAGAGTTTGAGTCCGAAGAAGAAGAgtttgatgaagatgaggatgactaTGTGATGGATGAACCCTACTGAAGAAGTGTGAGACAGCTTCATGCCTTCATGTCATGTTTTAGCTTTTATTATGCATCCATGTATCTTTAACTTATGAACTTAGAACTCCTGATGTGTGCTTGTGTTTTGTGTTGTGAGAACTGAGAATCATCAATCATGTGATGTAATGTACTGCTAGTCTACTATCCATTTTATATTCTATGTTGCTACCTGTTGTCCCTTCATGTTTGTGATTTCAAAAGGCTATCCTATGCTGCTGAAATGCTGATAATGGATGGGAGAAGGCTCAGACCTCAGATAAGTACCTAACTTgctattttctattttttgtatcACTTGTATTGATGCCCAATTGCATCTAAAAGTGTTGTCCACTTCTATTGCAGCAGTGCTGTAGGAAATTCAGTGATCAGCAactactattttgaagctataAGCCTATAACAGGTATGTATCAACTGCAACTAAAAGAGCTATGTATCAACTGCAACTAAGGACAAAGGACCTAAGGTATGTCTACTGGTCCTTCCCTATTTTTTATCtaaattattcatgatttatGCTATAAGCCTATAATTGTATATATTATATAttgatatataaatataaattggCAAAACGCCTAGAAAAACGCCTAGCATCGCCTAGGCTGGCCTAGGCTGGATTAGTCGCTAGGCTAAGGGTCATCGCCTAGATTTCGCCTAGCGCCTAGCAAAACTTTGGTACCATCATCCACTTAGGATTTTAATGCTCATTACTTCATTGGTAACCTCCTTGTTCAAGAAGGGCAGGCGAGCCTCAAGGCCCTAGGCAGATATATATTGTCTTGTTGACTGTCATTCATTTATACTGTTTGAGAGGCAGCTTCAAGCAAATTGTACTGCCATTGAAACAAGTGATTTGCGACGCAGGCAAAAATACTTCAGGCCAATCACTTTAATCCATAGCTTTTCCATGCTCATGTACAAACTGCAAACCAATAAGTTGGCACTTCACTTCTTGTCAGTTCTTATTGGCTGCAACCAAAGTGCCTTCACCAAATATTATTCAAGCCTAGTCCAATACAAATTCATCTAGCGTGTAGCAGAGAGCTTCACTCAGGAAAAGGGAAAATCCTAAAGGTACTGACCATGGTGTACATCTCGAAGGTGTTAGGCACTCTTTCATGGTCATTCGTCCTTGAGGTGCTATAGGCAAGAGGTTACTCTAGTCGTTGACTCGTTGGTGTAGTTGGATTGCAGTGCAACTATCCAAATCCACCTAAAAGGTCCTGCTCAACAGTCAACCATGACTATCAGATAAACATCTGCGTGGTGTATTGCTTGAGAAGGAGCATCAAGAATATTATACTATTGTGGAAACAAGCAAATGCGAGGAGGCACATGATTTACGGAGGTGGACATTTTGTTTATGGAGGCAATCAAGATTTTCCATCTCAtaaaatcgatttatagaggcggtcAAAATTacctgtcggtacagaaagtgaccaactagtgaatatttgtagttttgctgtacgttatgatcggaggtggcctagcactcaatgacacaggatttatactggttcaggcaatgtgccatacgtccagtttgggtcgatcggtgactttattcctgagcccaggtgctcgaagtctgcagtggggttacaaatgagaaggagaaagatggggggtaccagaggcccggtcggctccggtcggaagggccgagagcgacgggaactccgctatgagctaagtgttcaagcatgtgcttgaggtccgaacctggcggttctgtggttgtgagctattggactaatgaatctaaaggaactgagcttTTATCAATCGATCCTCctgttggagggagtgcatccccttttatagatgaaggggatggctttacaggtgagagggagagggtacggatgcttttaagccttgttgcccacgccgatgaggattggataatggtaggcgcccacaacactgttgatgtcactgtagaatgtcaggtgcacgtgggaggttgcattgtcttcttcaggaagggttgacgtcggtacctgcaaaatactgttggatgcctagaggcatgtgaggagtctcaccgcGTTTATCGGGTATGGTGAATcctagcgcctacaacactattgatgcccagaggcatgtgaggggttttttGCCGTACGGGAGTCcgacggcgcctacaatactgtaggataaatgtcggcgcctacaatactgtttgtgtcagggtggttgtggAACACTATTcccgtaggtgtacagggtatggtccctgtacCGTGGTTTGACTCGCGTGCTGCCTTCTCCGTTCGTCCCTGGTCCctttcgagcgggcgtccccagtcggatggccccagtcggcttcgattgcgccagtcggagaagagcggtgagcagggttcttaGGTAGCCCGGTCGGagagacgcggggtcagagtcggaagtaggactcggggcaggccttccgacCGGAGAGGCCGCCCGGAGGTGGCTGGAGCCCGAATGGCGCTCCAGTCGGAccggtgggccgaagtagctgacgagcgggcattgctcttcttgggccaggccttctggtcggttgctggaccgcccttttgccctattgtttttagactcttgggtcgagCCTTAGCGTGGAAGCCGGttcccgagggaccctgggtgtTGTTTTAGCAGGCGTGTGTGAAtgtttttagtctgagatggatttttgtttaaccaaggcgtcgttgtgcagccgaggtgtttaggcgcggggattggattgtgacagaacttactgatcccagTGTCGATGCGTGCCGTGGATCGGGTGAGAAAGTTAGTTCGGatgtgagagagctcactgatcctggcgtcgatgcgcgtcgtgggttcgggtgagggagttagtttgggACAAACCCTGGCATCGGCGCGCGCCACAGACGAAGACAGCTTAGTTCAGATGCGACAAAGCTCGCTAATCtttggcgtcgatgcacgccgtgggattgggcgaggcggagtcgcgagcggacccaggcgtcggtgcgcgtcgtggATTGAGAGATTTAGTTAGTTTAGGAATCGGTCGAgccagagctcatggatcctgacgaggcgagttcggggtcacggtCCTCGGAGTCTGAAGtgtagtcggaagtgaagccataTGACATGAGTTCGGGGTCGCGGTCCTAGGAGTTTGGAGCATAGTCGGAAAGCCTTATGACGTGAGTTCGGGGTCGCGGTCCGAGGAGtctggagcgcagtcggaagtgaagctatATGACGCAAGTTCGGGGTCACGGTCCCAGGAGTCTGGAGCGCCGTCGGAAGTGAAGCCATATGACGTGAGTTCAGGGTCGCAGTCCCAGGAGTctggagcgtagtcggaagtgaagctggATGGAGCTGAAGcgtagttagtttagttaaagatcggacaaggcggtgctcacggatcctagcatcgatgcgcaCCGCGGGaccgagcgagtcagagtcgtggatctggcgagttcgaggtcgctgTCCTTTGCGTTTGTCTTGAGCTCCCAagccctatcgggccttcgtgggggtcgatgtgagttgtgtgcgttaccccatccttggttcctcacaaccggaggggctgagtttcatcgcttgtcccgatcgcttgggctcgaagactagttcagtgagttcgctaacgggtgtgatcgagcggaatccgggtccatcgttcatgacggggtcggcatagccctcttgtgacattccactactcctttacctgcaacccggcagatgcctaggtcgttctgaAGACCGatccgggtggcctaacggcctcctctcgatggagattctgtgggcctggtgagaggtttaggatcaaacaagaaggttgagatgactcgG
The sequence above is drawn from the Miscanthus floridulus cultivar M001 chromosome 15, ASM1932011v1, whole genome shotgun sequence genome and encodes:
- the LOC136508925 gene encoding uncharacterized protein isoform X1, producing the protein MYCLNVHLTLNVLSLKSECMYMYRMSTTEVAPETEGANLLRRNSDDVGWEYGVLVDAINKDKVKCKLCDKVMQGGIYRLKQHVAHEGKNATKCKARTPEALEAKEKCKKALNDAKRKREEKTVRELELREEVNVSRVGGGESEEVTCIGSSEPHKLGPIDKWTRAIDPKATKSESFTQQKLNKELWKERLHEVHKYIARWAYNHAIPFNACDNDEFKQMCEAIGQFGPGIEPPTMFDLRGRLLEEEYARTKSLLQEREAEKVKNGCSIMTDAWSDKKRRSIMNVCTNCADGTNFISSKEMSDVSHTSEVIFELVDKAIEDIGPNDVVQVVTDNASNNMGAKKLLHEKRPQIFWSSCATHTINLMLQGIGNMARFKKVIDQAKTFTIFVYGHTRTLECMRYFTEGKEIVRPGVTRFASNYLTLNSIQEKKDQLRKMVVHSRWDSLKDVKSKKGKNATATILNPNFWKDVKLTLAVFEPLFKVLRLVDGDVKPSMGFVYGELLKAKRQVKEALGNNESRFKDVIAVVDKKMAGRLDSPLHLTAYLLNPHYSYADPSIFDAPKMTEGFISCVETFYYHDEDMQEQAANIELQKYQNREGPFSKKLARNFENFDYNPERFFISASWWRLYGTETPALQKMATKILSLTASSSGCERTWSGFDGVHTKKRNRLTTYRLNKLVYIQFNNRLINKRAKIKSKKITDVLLSSDTTEAQGFLQENGDDCALVVFRDEEDEEELMEGTGIPWSVLGDAVGAEEQLELRRSARVRELYEEEFESEEEEFDEDEDDYVMDEPY
- the LOC136508925 gene encoding uncharacterized protein isoform X2 — translated: MYCLNVHLTLNVLSLKSECMYMYRMSTTEVAPETEGANLLRRNSDDVGWEYGVLVDAINKDKVKCKLCDKVMQGGIYRLKQHVAHEGKNATKCKARTPEALEAKEKCKKALNDAKRKREEKTVRELELREEVNVSRVGGGESEEVTCIGSSEPHKLGPIDKWTRAIDPKATKSESFTQQKLNKELWKERLHEVHKYIARWAYNHAIPFNACDNDEFKQMCEAIGQFGPGIEPPTMFDLRGRLLEEEYARTKSLLQEREAEKVKNGCSIMTDAWSDKKRRSIMNVCTNCADGTNFISSKEMSDVSHTSEVIFELVDKAIEDIGPNDVVQVVTDNASNNMGAKKLLHEKRPQIFWSSCATHTINLMLQGIGNMARFKKVIDQAKTFTIFVYGHTRTLECMRYFTEGKEIVRPGVTRFASNYLTLNSIQEKKDQLRKMVVHSRWDSLKDVKSKKGKNATATILNPNFWKDVKLTLAVFEPLFKVLRLVDGDVKPSMGFVYGELLKAKRQVKEALGNNESRFKDVIAVVDKKMAGRLDSPLHLTAYLLNPHYSYADPSIFDAPKMTEGFISCVETFYYHDEDMQEQAANIELQKYQNREGPFSKKLARNFENFDYNPASWWRLYGTETPALQKMATKILSLTASSSGCERTWSGFDGVHTKKRNRLTTYRLNKLVYIQFNNRLINKRAKIKSKKITDVLLSSDTTEAQGFLQENGDDCALVVFRDEEDEEELMEGTGIPWSVLGDAVGAEEQLELRRSARVRELYEEEFESEEEEFDEDEDDYVMDEPY